The following coding sequences lie in one Streptomyces sp. NBC_00510 genomic window:
- a CDS encoding aminoglycoside phosphotransferase family protein, whose protein sequence is MKSLTKRALTAGQLAALLRESAGLGCSVEAELTDGWFNAAYRVRLDDGRPAVVKIAPPPDALVLRYERGIMATEVMAHRRMAALGDVPLPELLHAAPDFMTLSVLPGTPWDKAADRLPADRQAALRRELGRIVARLHTLAPEDGRYGYPAPEAGLSAADWPTAFRVMVEAMLEEAVRWSTPLGVAPDEVRALVAEGADVLAEVTEPRLVHFDLWPGNVFVAEDGSAVTGLIDHERAFWGDPVAELVSLALGGDAGPGSDLVAGYHEAGGTLDFGPSTLHRLALYRVYLGLILVVECGPRGYPADHADHVRDVLRRWVAELRAVRRG, encoded by the coding sequence ATGAAGAGCCTGACCAAGCGCGCCCTCACCGCCGGACAACTGGCCGCCCTGCTGCGGGAGTCGGCGGGCCTCGGCTGCAGCGTGGAGGCCGAGCTCACGGACGGCTGGTTCAACGCCGCCTACCGGGTGCGGCTCGACGACGGGCGTCCGGCGGTGGTGAAGATCGCCCCACCGCCGGACGCCCTGGTGCTGCGCTACGAGCGCGGCATCATGGCCACCGAGGTCATGGCGCACCGCCGGATGGCCGCCCTCGGCGATGTGCCGCTGCCGGAACTGCTGCACGCGGCACCGGACTTCATGACCCTGTCGGTCCTGCCCGGCACCCCCTGGGACAAGGCGGCGGACCGCCTCCCCGCGGACCGGCAGGCCGCGCTGCGCCGTGAACTGGGCCGGATCGTGGCGCGGCTGCACACGCTCGCCCCGGAGGACGGCCGGTACGGCTACCCGGCCCCCGAGGCCGGGCTGTCGGCGGCGGACTGGCCGACGGCCTTCCGCGTCATGGTGGAGGCGATGCTGGAGGAGGCCGTGCGCTGGAGCACCCCGCTCGGCGTCGCCCCCGACGAGGTCCGCGCGCTCGTCGCGGAGGGCGCGGACGTCCTGGCGGAGGTGACCGAGCCGCGGCTGGTCCACTTCGACCTGTGGCCCGGCAACGTCTTCGTCGCCGAGGACGGCTCCGCCGTCACCGGGCTCATCGACCACGAGCGGGCCTTCTGGGGCGACCCGGTGGCCGAACTGGTCTCCCTGGCCCTCGGCGGCGACGCCGGCCCCGGCAGCGACCTCGTCGCCGGCTACCACGAGGCGGGCGGCACCCTGGACTTCGGGCCCTCCACGCTGCACCGGCTGGCCCTCTACCGCGTCTACCTCGGCCTGATCCTGGTCGTCGAGTGCGGCCCGCGGGGCTATCCCGCCGACCACGCCGACCACGTCCGCGACGTCCTGCGCCGCTGGGTCGCGGAGCTCCGGGCCGTACGGCGGGGCTAG
- a CDS encoding NAD(P)-binding domain-containing protein gives MEPKNVLAVIAPHVGGRRVGAAMAGLFEGRAAVTVVESADEDPAALAAAHVIMTALGPVTAGHLARASVLELVQCTGHGHEHVDVAAARARGVPVCTIGSSGAETQSVAEQTFALMLALAKRIVPAHDALSRGEWPLPRLQRSLTELDGRVLGVIGLGAIGQAVARRAAAFGMTVRYTSRGPVPAATEQLLGARRLPLEELLATADYVSVHVPLNDATRHLLDARRLALLKPTAFLVNTARGAVVDQDALADALEAGRLAGAGLDVFDPEPPPAGMRLLHAPNVVLSPHAGGATGDTVARIALAAVRNVLDFLDGRPPRDVVTATEA, from the coding sequence ATGGAGCCGAAGAACGTCCTCGCGGTCATCGCGCCGCACGTCGGGGGCCGCCGCGTCGGTGCCGCCATGGCCGGGCTCTTCGAGGGCCGGGCCGCCGTGACCGTCGTCGAGTCCGCCGACGAGGACCCGGCCGCCCTGGCCGCGGCCCACGTGATCATGACCGCGCTGGGCCCCGTGACGGCCGGGCACCTCGCCCGCGCGTCCGTCCTGGAACTGGTCCAGTGCACCGGCCACGGCCACGAGCACGTGGACGTCGCCGCCGCCCGCGCCCGCGGGGTGCCCGTGTGCACCATCGGCTCCAGCGGGGCCGAGACGCAGAGCGTCGCCGAGCAGACCTTCGCGCTGATGCTCGCGCTCGCCAAGCGGATCGTCCCCGCGCACGACGCGCTGTCCCGCGGCGAATGGCCGCTGCCCCGCCTGCAGCGGTCACTGACCGAGCTGGACGGCAGGGTCCTCGGCGTGATCGGCCTCGGGGCGATCGGGCAGGCCGTGGCCCGGCGGGCCGCCGCCTTCGGGATGACCGTCCGCTACACCTCGCGCGGGCCCGTACCGGCCGCGACCGAGCAACTGCTCGGGGCCCGCCGCCTCCCGCTGGAGGAGCTGCTGGCGACCGCCGACTACGTGTCCGTCCACGTCCCGCTGAACGACGCGACCCGGCATCTGCTCGACGCGCGACGGCTGGCGCTGCTCAAGCCCACCGCCTTCCTGGTCAACACCGCGCGGGGCGCGGTCGTCGACCAGGACGCGCTCGCCGACGCGCTGGAGGCCGGGCGCCTGGCCGGTGCCGGGCTCGACGTCTTCGACCCCGAACCGCCGCCGGCCGGGATGCGGCTGCTCCACGCGCCCAACGTCGTCCTGTCCCCGCACGCGGGCGGCGCCACCGGGGACACGGTGGCCCGGATCGCGCTCGCCGCCGTCCGCAACGTCCTGGACTTCCTCGACGGCCGCCCGCCACGCGACGTGGTCACCGCCACGGAGGCCTGA
- a CDS encoding TetR family transcriptional regulator, with translation MTTTSPAPRRSDATRAAILAAARDRFAADGYERATIRAIAKDAAIDPSMVMRYYGNKEGLFAAASEFDLRMPDVTAVATEDVGAVLVAHFLERWEEDETLTALLRVGVTNPAGAERMRSILQWQLAPVAAAVCPDPEPGRATERAVLVASQILGMAVSRYVLRFPPAVAMPREEVVAWLAPTVQRYLTAAAP, from the coding sequence ATGACCACGACGTCCCCCGCCCCCCGCCGTTCCGACGCCACCCGCGCGGCGATCCTCGCCGCGGCCCGCGACCGCTTCGCCGCCGACGGCTACGAGCGCGCGACCATCCGCGCCATCGCCAAGGACGCCGCCATCGACCCCTCGATGGTCATGCGCTACTACGGCAACAAGGAGGGGCTCTTCGCCGCCGCCTCCGAGTTCGACCTGCGCATGCCGGACGTGACCGCGGTCGCGACCGAGGACGTCGGGGCCGTCCTCGTCGCGCACTTCCTGGAGCGCTGGGAGGAGGACGAGACCCTGACCGCGCTGCTGCGCGTCGGCGTCACCAACCCGGCCGGCGCCGAGCGGATGCGGTCGATCCTGCAGTGGCAGCTCGCACCGGTCGCCGCCGCCGTGTGCCCGGACCCGGAGCCCGGCCGCGCCACGGAACGCGCCGTGCTCGTGGCCTCGCAGATCCTCGGCATGGCCGTCAGCCGGTACGTGCTCCGCTTCCCGCCGGCCGTGGCGATGCCGCGCGAGGAGGTCGTGGCCTGGCTGGCGCCCACCGTCCAGCGGTACCTGACGGCCGCGGCGCCCTGA
- a CDS encoding FAD-dependent oxidoreductase — translation MTTENRTDATRTDATRTATATGTGEHPAGVLVVGAGPTGLLLAGDLAAAGVPVTVLERRGPGHGNLSRAFGVHARTLELLDARGLADELVATGHRLRGLRLFRRLSLDLTELPSRFPYLLITPQYEVERLLERRARAAGARFEHGAEVLAVRQDDEGVALDVRTADGTITTRRAAYAVGTDGHRSAVRTALGLPFPGRSVIRSIVLADVRLAEPPAELLTVGGTGDAFAFLAPFGDGWYRVMCWDRTGERPDGDPVGLDEVRAVTRRALGTDHGMGEARWLSRFHSDERQVPVYRAGRVLLAGDAAHVHSPAGGQGMNTGLQDAANLGWKLAAVVRGHATDALLDTYQAERHPVGATVLRSSGGIIRLAMAHNALQRAFRDLVSLAVGHLPTLRRRALGAITGIGIAYPAPRGAHPLTGGRAPDLPLREGRLYEALRAGRFVLVTPEGAAAGPADARAVHVTRTDGGRTTLLVRPDGYVAWAADGAAGGDHGAALTAWAGEAGHMSRPTAGIRT, via the coding sequence ATGACCACCGAGAACCGCACCGACGCCACCCGCACCGACGCCACCCGCACCGCCACCGCCACCGGCACCGGGGAGCACCCCGCCGGGGTCCTGGTCGTGGGCGCGGGCCCCACCGGTCTGCTGCTCGCCGGGGACCTGGCCGCCGCCGGTGTCCCCGTCACCGTCCTGGAGCGGCGCGGCCCGGGGCACGGCAACCTGAGCCGGGCCTTCGGCGTCCACGCCCGCACCCTCGAACTCCTCGACGCCCGCGGCCTCGCCGACGAGCTGGTCGCCACCGGCCACCGGCTGCGCGGCCTGCGGCTCTTCCGCCGGCTGTCGCTGGACCTGACGGAGCTGCCCTCCCGCTTCCCGTACCTGCTGATCACCCCCCAGTACGAGGTCGAGCGGCTGCTGGAGCGCCGGGCCCGCGCCGCGGGCGCGCGCTTCGAGCACGGCGCCGAGGTCCTCGCGGTACGCCAGGACGACGAGGGCGTCGCACTCGACGTCCGCACCGCGGACGGCACGATCACCACCCGGCGCGCCGCGTACGCCGTCGGCACCGACGGCCACCGCAGCGCCGTCCGGACCGCCCTGGGCCTGCCCTTCCCCGGCCGGTCCGTCATCCGGTCGATCGTGCTCGCCGACGTCCGGCTCGCCGAACCGCCCGCGGAACTGCTGACCGTGGGCGGCACGGGCGACGCCTTCGCCTTCCTCGCGCCCTTCGGCGACGGCTGGTACCGCGTGATGTGCTGGGACCGCACCGGCGAGCGGCCCGACGGCGACCCGGTCGGCCTCGACGAGGTCCGCGCCGTCACGCGCCGCGCCCTGGGCACCGACCACGGCATGGGCGAGGCCCGCTGGCTCTCCCGCTTCCACAGCGACGAACGCCAGGTGCCCGTCTACCGCGCCGGCCGCGTGCTGCTCGCCGGCGACGCGGCGCACGTCCACTCCCCCGCCGGCGGCCAGGGGATGAACACCGGCCTGCAGGACGCCGCCAACCTCGGCTGGAAGCTCGCCGCGGTGGTCCGCGGCCACGCGACCGACGCCCTGCTCGACACCTACCAGGCCGAACGGCATCCGGTGGGCGCGACGGTGCTGCGCAGCAGTGGCGGCATCATCCGGCTCGCCATGGCCCACAACGCCCTCCAGCGGGCCTTCCGCGACCTGGTCTCCCTGGCCGTGGGCCACCTCCCGACGCTGCGCCGCAGGGCCCTGGGCGCGATCACCGGCATCGGCATCGCCTACCCCGCCCCGCGCGGCGCCCACCCCTTGACCGGCGGGCGCGCCCCCGACCTGCCGCTGCGGGAGGGCCGGCTGTACGAGGCCCTGCGCGCCGGCCGCTTCGTGCTCGTCACCCCCGAGGGCGCGGCGGCCGGACCCGCCGACGCGCGCGCCGTCCACGTCACCCGTACGGACGGCGGCCGCACCACGCTGCTCGTCCGCCCGGACGGCTACGTCGCCTGGGCCGCCGACGGCGCCGCCGGCGGCGACCACGGCGCCGCCCTCACCGCGTGGGCCGGGGAGGCGGGACACATGTCCCGGCCGACCGCGGGCATCCGCACCTGA
- a CDS encoding SDR family oxidoreductase, translated as MSPRTAVVTGASSGIGAATARRLAEAGYHVVLTARRADRLEALAKEITAAGHSAAAVALDVTDRGAVDALAASLDRVDVLFANAGGALGADPVATADPEEWRTMYEVNVLGVLHTVQAFLPGLIASGDGTVVVLSSTAAFTPYEGGGGYVAAKHGTHALAGTLRLELLGEPVRVIEIAPGMVKSEGFALTRFHGDEEKAAAVYAGVAEPLTSEDIADTVTWAVTRPSHVNVDLLVVRPRAQAAQHRVHREHREP; from the coding sequence ATGAGCCCCCGTACCGCAGTCGTGACCGGCGCGAGCAGCGGCATCGGTGCCGCCACCGCCCGCAGGCTGGCCGAAGCCGGCTACCACGTCGTGCTCACCGCCCGCCGCGCCGACCGCCTGGAGGCGCTCGCCAAGGAGATCACCGCCGCGGGCCACTCGGCGGCCGCCGTGGCCCTCGACGTCACCGACCGCGGCGCCGTCGACGCGCTCGCCGCCTCGCTGGACCGGGTGGACGTCCTGTTCGCCAACGCCGGCGGTGCCCTCGGCGCGGACCCGGTCGCCACCGCCGACCCCGAGGAGTGGCGCACGATGTACGAGGTCAACGTCCTCGGCGTGCTCCACACCGTCCAGGCGTTCCTGCCCGGGCTGATCGCCTCCGGCGACGGCACCGTGGTCGTGCTCTCCTCCACCGCCGCCTTCACCCCGTACGAGGGCGGCGGCGGCTACGTCGCGGCCAAGCACGGCACCCACGCCCTCGCCGGCACGCTCCGCCTGGAGCTGCTCGGTGAGCCGGTCCGCGTGATCGAGATCGCCCCCGGCATGGTGAAGAGCGAGGGCTTCGCCCTCACCCGCTTCCACGGCGACGAGGAGAAGGCCGCCGCCGTCTACGCGGGGGTGGCCGAGCCCCTCACCTCCGAGGACATCGCCGACACGGTCACCTGGGCGGTCACCCGCCCGTCCCACGTCAACGTCGACCTGCTGGTCGTCCGCCCCCGCGCCCAGGCCGCCCAGCACCGGGTGCACCGCGAGCACCGGGAGCCGTAG
- a CDS encoding RtcB family protein: MSYTEVPGVQVPIRMWTDPAAVEGVAMQQLRNVSSLPWIKGLAVMPDVHYGKGATVGSVIAMHGAVCPAAVGVDIGCGMSAVRTSLTANDLPGDLSRLRSKIEQAIPVGRGMHDEAVDPARLYGLPAAGWDRFWDGFDDLAEPVRFRYERATKQMGTLGSGNHFIEVCLDEEGAVWLMLHSGSRNIGKELAEHHIGEAQKLPHNQGLVDRDLAVFIADTPQMAAYRRDLFWAQDYAKRNRAIMMALFQEVLRREFRKARVTFDEVISCHHNYVAEERYDGMDLLVTRKGAIRAGSGDHGIIPGSMGTGSYIVRGLGNTDAFNSASHGAGRKMSRNAAKKRFSTRDLEEQTKGVECRKDSGVVDEIPGAYKPIEKVIEQQRDLVEVVAKLKQVVCVKG, from the coding sequence ATGTCGTACACGGAAGTGCCCGGAGTGCAGGTACCGATCCGCATGTGGACCGACCCGGCCGCGGTCGAGGGCGTCGCCATGCAGCAGCTGCGCAACGTCTCCTCGCTGCCGTGGATCAAGGGACTCGCCGTCATGCCCGACGTCCACTACGGCAAGGGCGCCACGGTGGGCTCGGTGATCGCGATGCACGGCGCGGTCTGCCCGGCCGCGGTCGGCGTGGACATCGGCTGCGGCATGAGCGCGGTGCGGACCTCCCTGACGGCGAACGACCTGCCCGGTGACCTCTCGCGGCTCCGCTCCAAGATCGAGCAGGCCATCCCGGTCGGCCGCGGCATGCACGACGAGGCCGTCGACCCCGCCCGGCTGTACGGCCTGCCCGCGGCCGGCTGGGACCGTTTCTGGGACGGCTTCGACGACCTGGCCGAGCCCGTCAGGTTCCGGTACGAGCGCGCGACGAAGCAGATGGGCACGCTCGGCTCCGGCAACCACTTCATCGAGGTCTGCCTCGACGAGGAGGGCGCGGTCTGGCTGATGCTGCACTCCGGTTCGCGGAACATCGGCAAGGAACTCGCCGAGCACCACATCGGCGAGGCCCAGAAGCTGCCGCACAACCAGGGCCTGGTCGACCGCGACCTGGCCGTCTTCATCGCGGACACCCCGCAGATGGCGGCCTACCGGCGCGACCTGTTCTGGGCTCAGGACTACGCGAAGCGCAACCGCGCGATCATGATGGCCCTGTTCCAGGAGGTGCTGCGGCGCGAGTTCCGCAAGGCCAGGGTCACCTTCGACGAGGTCATCTCCTGCCACCACAACTACGTGGCCGAGGAGCGCTACGACGGCATGGACCTGCTCGTCACCCGCAAGGGCGCGATCAGGGCCGGCAGCGGCGACCACGGCATCATCCCGGGCTCCATGGGCACGGGTTCGTACATCGTCCGCGGGCTCGGCAACACCGACGCCTTCAACTCCGCCTCGCACGGCGCCGGCCGCAAGATGAGCCGCAACGCGGCGAAGAAGCGGTTCTCCACGCGGGACCTGGAGGAGCAGACCAAGGGCGTCGAGTGCCGCAAGGACTCGGGCGTCGTGGACGAGATCCCGGGCGCGTACAAGCCGATCGAGAAGGTGATCGAGCAGCAGCGGGACCTCGTGGAGGTCGTCGCGAAGCTCAAGCAGGTCGTCTGCGTCAAGGGTTGA
- a CDS encoding DUF3558 family protein, translating to MHRSAPHLARLLVGAAVPVMLVAGCSSGSDSSKDDAQKAAASAPASKSASPSPSAVAARYAELPDPCRVIGAKTVKSLVPKAKKPAGTPAHSAERDERGGCSWNGLDGYQYRWLDVSLQRYDAVAGLGSAEEQAKERYAEQVAEAGRAKGAKSTPVTVDGVWDAGTAVTSSVRKDKEEYRDVTVVARTGNAVLVLTYNGAGLEDAKTPAESGLKTGALKAAKEAATAVAAANA from the coding sequence ATGCACCGATCAGCCCCGCACCTCGCCCGCCTGCTCGTCGGCGCGGCCGTGCCGGTGATGCTCGTCGCCGGCTGCTCCTCCGGCTCGGACTCGTCGAAGGACGACGCGCAGAAGGCGGCCGCATCGGCCCCCGCGTCGAAGTCCGCGTCACCGTCACCCAGCGCCGTCGCCGCCAGGTACGCCGAACTCCCCGACCCGTGCCGGGTCATCGGCGCCAAGACCGTCAAGTCCCTGGTACCGAAGGCCAAGAAGCCCGCGGGCACCCCCGCGCACTCGGCCGAGCGCGACGAGCGCGGCGGCTGCTCCTGGAACGGCCTGGACGGCTACCAGTACCGCTGGCTGGACGTCTCGCTCCAGCGCTACGACGCGGTGGCGGGCCTCGGCTCGGCCGAGGAGCAGGCGAAGGAGCGCTACGCCGAGCAGGTCGCCGAGGCCGGCAGGGCGAAGGGCGCCAAGAGCACGCCGGTCACGGTGGACGGCGTGTGGGACGCGGGCACCGCGGTCACCTCGTCGGTCAGGAAGGACAAGGAGGAGTACCGGGACGTCACGGTCGTCGCCCGCACCGGGAACGCCGTGCTGGTGCTCACCTACAACGGCGCGGGCCTCGAGGACGCGAAGACCCCGGCCGAGTCCGGCCTGAAGACCGGCGCGCTCAAGGCGGCCAAGGAGGCGGCCACCGCGGTCGCGGCGGCGAACGCGTAA
- a CDS encoding DUF2637 domain-containing protein, whose translation MNRTHRILIGVVVTGAVVIAAIGFAGSYAAVRELALSKGFGWFANVFPVGIDAGIVVLLALDLLLTWLRIPFPLLRQTAWLLTAATIAFNGAAAWPDPLGVGMHGIIPILFVVSVEAARHAIGRVADITADKHMESVRLARWLLAPFATFRLWRRMKLWELRSYDEVIRVEQERLVYRARLRARYGRAWRRKAPVEALMPLKLARYGVPMEQTAAIGLAAAGIELPAPAVAALPAPEAALAPEPAPAPEQQPAPAPAPEPVRADAQVTYRAPAPAPEPAPEPYQAPEPYQAPEPYQAPAPAAEQVTAPVGAGNRRRALADGNGVIPTPRSEFAPEPDSDYYPEPEPEPEPVTDDTSREEIYDRAFRAYHQQFGNFPNARQFGLILQDRYGISSPNGGPLSESTLRPYVRELRRRLELDGQYAS comes from the coding sequence ATGAACCGGACGCACCGGATCCTGATCGGTGTGGTCGTCACGGGCGCCGTCGTCATCGCCGCGATCGGCTTCGCGGGCTCGTACGCGGCCGTGCGCGAGCTGGCGCTGAGCAAGGGCTTCGGCTGGTTCGCCAACGTCTTCCCGGTCGGCATCGACGCCGGGATCGTGGTCCTGCTCGCGCTCGACCTGCTGCTGACCTGGCTGCGCATCCCGTTCCCCCTGCTGCGCCAGACGGCGTGGTTGCTGACGGCGGCGACGATCGCCTTCAACGGCGCGGCGGCCTGGCCCGACCCGCTCGGCGTCGGGATGCACGGCATCATCCCGATCCTCTTCGTCGTCTCGGTGGAGGCGGCCCGGCACGCGATCGGCCGGGTCGCCGACATCACCGCCGACAAGCACATGGAGTCGGTCCGGCTCGCGCGCTGGCTGCTGGCGCCGTTCGCGACCTTCCGCCTCTGGCGGCGCATGAAGCTGTGGGAGCTGCGCAGCTACGACGAGGTCATCCGGGTCGAGCAGGAACGTCTCGTCTACCGGGCCAGGCTGCGCGCCCGCTATGGCCGCGCCTGGCGCCGCAAGGCCCCGGTCGAGGCCCTGATGCCGCTGAAGCTCGCCCGGTACGGGGTGCCGATGGAGCAGACCGCCGCCATCGGCCTTGCCGCGGCGGGCATCGAGCTGCCGGCCCCGGCCGTCGCCGCGCTGCCCGCCCCGGAGGCCGCACTGGCACCCGAACCGGCACCCGCGCCCGAGCAGCAGCCCGCCCCCGCCCCGGCCCCCGAACCGGTCCGGGCCGACGCGCAGGTCACGTACCGGGCCCCCGCTCCCGCGCCGGAACCGGCACCCGAGCCCTATCAGGCGCCCGAGCCGTACCAGGCACCGGAGCCGTACCAGGCGCCCGCCCCCGCGGCCGAGCAGGTCACCGCCCCGGTCGGCGCCGGAAACCGCCGCCGCGCCCTCGCCGACGGCAACGGTGTGATCCCCACGCCCCGCAGTGAGTTCGCCCCGGAGCCCGACTCGGACTACTACCCCGAGCCCGAGCCCGAACCGGAGCCAGTCACGGACGACACCTCGCGCGAGGAGATCTACGACCGCGCCTTCCGGGCCTACCACCAGCAGTTCGGCAACTTCCCCAACGCCCGCCAGTTCGGCCTGATCCTGCAGGACCGGTACGGCATCTCCAGCCCCAACGGCGGCCCGCTCAGCGAGAGCACGCTGCGCCCCTACGTCCGCGAACTGCGCCGCCGCCTCGAACTCGACGGCCAGTACGCGTCGTAG
- the lysS gene encoding lysine--tRNA ligase translates to MAQSTEADWVARFADDVIAEAERRAPGKKIVVASGISPSGPIHLGNLREIMVPHLVADEIKRRGVPCEHILSWDDFDRYRKVPAGYDPSYAEHIGKPLTSVPAPEGSPYETWSDHFKAPFREALAALGVEVTEISQTVEYTSGTYRERILHAMRERRRIDEVLGRYRTKKKGGEEQDDEEASLAQAPEYFPYKPYCSACDKDLTTVVAYDDDTTDLTYECQACGNRETVRLSEFDRGKLVWKVDWPMRWAFKGVDFEPSGVDHQSPGSSWMVGQQLVREIFGAEPPIGPMYAFVGISGMAKMSSSKGGVPIAADALQIMEPQLLRWLYARRRPNQAFNISFGDEISRTYDEWDALERKVAEGTAAPVDLAVHSRAARTASGELPTTPRKLPYRTLASVVDITTGDEEQTLRILRDFDQEQPLASLDEARPRLDCAERWVNTHVEPEARTRVRTEPDAEALAALSGEEREALKLLVDGLPEHWSLDGLTTLVYGVPKVQAGFAPDAKPTPEMKVAQRSFFALLYRLLVGRDTGPRLPTLLLAVGQDRVRELLAAS, encoded by the coding sequence GTGGCTCAGAGCACCGAGGCCGACTGGGTCGCCCGCTTCGCGGACGACGTCATCGCGGAAGCCGAGCGGCGGGCTCCGGGCAAGAAAATCGTCGTCGCCTCCGGGATCAGCCCCTCCGGGCCGATCCACCTCGGCAACCTGCGCGAGATCATGGTCCCGCACCTGGTCGCCGACGAGATCAAGCGGCGCGGCGTGCCGTGCGAGCACATCCTGTCCTGGGACGACTTCGACCGTTACCGCAAGGTGCCGGCCGGCTACGACCCGTCCTACGCCGAGCACATCGGCAAGCCGCTGACCTCCGTGCCGGCGCCCGAGGGCAGCCCGTACGAGACGTGGTCGGACCACTTCAAGGCCCCGTTCCGCGAGGCGCTGGCGGCGCTGGGCGTCGAGGTCACCGAGATCAGCCAGACCGTCGAGTACACCTCCGGCACCTACCGCGAGCGGATCCTGCACGCGATGCGCGAGCGCCGGCGGATCGACGAGGTGCTCGGCCGCTACCGGACGAAGAAGAAGGGCGGCGAGGAGCAGGACGACGAGGAGGCCTCGCTCGCACAGGCCCCCGAGTACTTCCCGTACAAGCCGTACTGCTCGGCCTGCGACAAGGACCTGACCACGGTCGTCGCCTACGACGACGACACCACCGACCTCACCTACGAGTGCCAGGCCTGCGGCAACCGCGAGACGGTGCGGCTGAGCGAGTTCGACCGCGGCAAGCTGGTCTGGAAGGTCGACTGGCCGATGCGCTGGGCCTTCAAGGGCGTGGACTTCGAGCCCTCCGGCGTGGACCACCAGTCGCCCGGCTCCTCGTGGATGGTCGGTCAGCAGCTCGTCCGCGAGATCTTCGGCGCCGAGCCGCCCATCGGCCCGATGTACGCCTTCGTCGGCATCAGCGGCATGGCCAAGATGTCCAGCTCCAAGGGCGGCGTGCCGATCGCGGCCGACGCCCTGCAGATCATGGAGCCGCAGCTGCTGCGCTGGCTGTACGCCCGCCGCCGGCCGAACCAGGCGTTCAACATCTCCTTCGGCGACGAGATCTCCCGCACCTACGACGAGTGGGACGCGCTGGAGCGCAAGGTCGCCGAGGGCACGGCCGCCCCGGTGGACCTCGCGGTGCACTCGCGGGCCGCGCGCACCGCGAGCGGTGAGCTGCCCACCACCCCGCGCAAGCTGCCCTACCGCACCCTCGCCTCGGTCGTGGACATCACGACCGGGGACGAGGAGCAGACGCTGCGCATCCTGCGCGACTTCGACCAGGAGCAGCCGCTGGCCTCCCTGGACGAGGCCCGGCCGCGGCTGGACTGCGCCGAGCGCTGGGTGAACACCCACGTCGAGCCCGAGGCCCGCACCCGGGTGCGTACCGAGCCCGACGCGGAGGCCCTGGCGGCGCTGTCCGGCGAGGAGCGGGAAGCGCTGAAGCTGCTGGTGGACGGGCTGCCCGAGCACTGGTCGCTGGACGGGCTGACCACCCTGGTCTACGGCGTGCCGAAGGTCCAGGCCGGGTTCGCGCCCGACGCCAAGCCGACGCCGGAGATGAAGGTCGCCCAGCGGTCCTTCTTCGCCCTGCTCTACCGGCTGCTGGTCGGCCGGGACACCGGGCCGCGGCTGCCCACGCTGCTGCTGGCGGTGGGTCAGGACCGCGTGCGGGAGCTGCTCGCGGCGAGCTGA